From Camelina sativa cultivar DH55 chromosome 20, Cs, whole genome shotgun sequence, the proteins below share one genomic window:
- the LOC104769085 gene encoding flavonol synthase/flavanone 3-hydroxylase-like produces MEVERVQDISSSSLLNEAIPLEFIRSEKEQPAITTFRGPTPAIPVVDFSDSDEDSVRRAVVKASEEWGLFQVVNHGIPTELIKRLQDVGRRFFELPSSEKESVAKPEDSKDIEGYGTKLQKDLESKKAWVDHLFHRIWPPSCVNYRFWPKNPPEYREVNEEYAVHVKKLSETLLGILSEGLGLKRDALKEGLGGDTTEYMMKINYYPPCPRPDLALGVPAHTDLSGITLLVPNEVPGLQVFKDDHWFDAEYIPSAVIVHIGDQILRLSNGKYKNVLHRTTVDKEKTRMSWPVFVEPHREMIVGPLPELIGDDNPPMFKYFAFKDYSYRKLNKLPLD; encoded by the exons tactaAACGAAGCAATCCCTTTGGAATTCATCAGATCCGAGAAAGAACAGCCGGCGATCACAACGTTCCGAGGTCCAACTCCGGCGATTCCCGTCGTCGATTTCAGCGACTCCGACGAAGATAGCGTGAGGCGTGCGGTGGTGAAAGCGAGTGAAGAATGGGGGCTATTTCAAGTGGTTAACCACGGGATTCCGACGGAGCTGATAAAGCGGTTACAGGACGTCGGGAGAAGATTCTTCGAGCTTCCTTCGTCGGAGAAAGAGTCCGTCGCTAAACCGGAAGATTCTAAAGACATCGAAGGTTACGGAACAAAGCTTCAGAAAGATCTAGAAAGTAAAAAAGCTTGGGTTGATCATCTCTTCCACCGTATCTGGCCACCTTCATGCGTTAACTACAGATTCTGGCCTAAGAACCCACCTGAATACAG GGAGGTGAATGAAGAGTATGCAGTGCATGTGAAGAAGCTGTCGGAGACGTTACTAGGGATTCTATCTGAAGGATTAGGGTTAAAGCGTGACGCGTTGAAAGAAGGTCTCGGCGGAGACACGACGGAGTATATGATGAAGATTAACTATTATCCACCGTGTCCTCGGCCGGATTTAGCTTTAGGTGTACCGGCGCATACTGATCTCAGTGGTATCACTCTTCTTGTACCTAACGAAGTTCCTGGACTTCAAGTTTTCAAAGATGATCACTGGTTCGACGCCGAGTATATTCCCTCCGCCGTCATTGTTCACATCGGCGATCAGATTCTG AGGCTGAGTAATGGGAAGTATAAGAATGTGTTGCATAGGACGACGGTGGATAAGGAGAAGACGAGGATGTCGTGGCCGGTTTTCGTGGAGCCTCACCGTGAAATGATCGTCGGACCTTTACCGGAGCTTATCGGAGATGATAATCCTccaatgtttaaatattttgctTTCAAGGACTACAGTTACCGCAAGCTCAACAAACTTCCTCTGGATTGA
- the LOC104769086 gene encoding glycine--tRNA ligase, mitochondrial 1-like, with the protein MDAPTEQQQPAQLSSGNDREAFRQTLWNTLLRRSFYLPSFKIYGGVSGFYDYGPPGFALKNNILKFWREHFVYEEHMLEIECPSVTPEAVLKASGHVEKFTDLMVKDEKTGTCFRADHLLRDYCNDKLEKDHLTISAEQASELKNVLALLEDLSCQELGMKIKEYGITAPHTKNPLSDPYPFNLMFQTSIGPSGQSPGYMRPETAQGIFVNFRDLYYYNGKKLPFAAAQVGQAFRNEISPRQGPLRVREFTLAEIEHFVDPENKSHPKFSNVAELEFLMFPREAQLSGQSAKKICLGEAVAQGTINNETLGYFIGRVYLFLTKIGIDKNRLRFRQHLANEMAHYAADCWDAEIETSYGWIECVGIADRSAYDLQAHSEKSGVALVAEEKFAEPKEVEQLVITPVKKDLGIAFKGDHKKVVESLEAMNEQEAMAMKATLESKGEVEFYACTLGKNVTIKKNMVSISKERTKVHQRVFTPSVIEPSFGIGRIMYCLSEHSFSTRPGKAGDEQLGLLSFSPLVAPMKCMVFPLVQNQQFEEGAKVISESLTSIRISHKIDMTGTSIGKRYARSDELGVPFAITVDSDTSVTIRERDSKDQVRVSLKEAASVLSSVAEGKMTWQDVWASFPHHNCF; encoded by the coding sequence ATGGACGCTCCTACCGAACAACAACAACCGGCTCAGCTCAGCTCCGGAAACGACCGTGAAGCTTTCCGACAAACCTTGTGGAACACTCTCCTGCGGCGTTCTTTCTACCTCCCTTCTTTCAAGATTTACGGTGGTGTCTCTGGTTTTTACGATTATGGTCCTCCTGGCTTCGCTCTTAAGAATAATATCCTCAAGTTTTGGCGTGAACACTTCGTTTATGAGGAGCATATGCTGGAAATTGAATGCCCCAGTGTCACACCAGAGGCTGTTCTCAAGGCTTCAGGGCATGTTGAAAAATTTACTGATCTTATGGTTAAGGATGAAAAAACTGGTACATGTTTCCGCGCTGACCACTTGCTCAGGGATTATTGCAACGACAAGCTCGAGAAAGATCATCTTACCATCTCTGCTGAGCAAGCTTCTGAACTGAAAAATGTTCTTGCTCTCTTGGAAGATCTTTCATGTCAAGAGCTTGGTATGAAGATTAAAGAGTATGGGATCACTGCTCCCCACACTAAGAATCCTCTTTCTGATCCTTACCCATTCAACCTGATGTTTCAAACATCCATTGGCCCATCTGGTCAGAGTCCTGGTTACATGCGTCCTGAAACAGCACAAGGCATTTTTGTCAACTTCAGAGACTTGTATTACTACAATGGAAAGAAACTTCCCTTTGCCGCGGCTCAAGTCGGTCAAGCCTTCAGGAACGAGATATCTCCACGTCAAGGGCCTCTTAGAGTTCGTGAATTCACTCTGGCAGAAATTGAGCACTTTGTCGACCCTGAGAATAAGTCACATCCTAAATTCTCTAATGTAGCAGAATTGGAATTCCTTATGTTTCCAAGAGAGGCCCAACTCTCTGGCCAATCTGCTAAAAAAATCTGCCTTGGGGAAGCTGTTGCCCAGGGAACTATTAACAACGAAACTCTAGGATACTTCATTGGGAGAGTTTATCTTTTCCTTACCAAGATTGGCATAGACAAGAACCGGCTGCGTTTCCGCCAGCATCTAGCAAATGAAATGGCCCACTATGCAGCAGATTGCTGGGATGCTGAAATTGAGACTTCATATGGGTGGATTGAATGTGTTGGGATTGCAGATAGGTCTGCATACGACTTACAGGCTCACTCTGAAAAAAGTGGCGTTGCTCTTGTGGCTGAAGAGAAATTTGCAGAACCTAAAGAGGTAGAGCAACTTGTGATTACTCCTGTGAAGAAAGATTTGGGTATTGCATTCAAGGGGGATCATAAGAAAGTGGTTGAATCTTTGGAGGCGATGAATGAGCAAGAAGCTATGGCGATGAAGGCAACCCTGGAATCCAAAGGGGAAGTAGAGTTTTACGCGTGTACCCTCGGGAAAAACGTAACCATCAAGAAGAACATGGTGTCGATCTCAAAGGAGAGGACGAAAGTGCACCAGCGGGTTTTCACACCGTCAGTGATTGAACCATCGTTTGGGATTGGTCGGATTATGTATTGTCTGAGCGAGCACTCTTTCAGCACAAGGCCAGGCAAAGCAGGGGATGAGCAGTTGGGCTTGTTGAGTTTTTCTCCTCTTGTTGCTCCCATGAAGTGCATGGTTTTCCCGCTTGTACAGAACCAACAATTCGAGGAAGGAGCCAAAGTCATTTCCGAGAGCCTTACTTCTATTCGCATCAGTCACAAGATTGACATGACTGGTACATCGATAGGGAAGAGATACGCGAGAAGCGATGAGCTTGGAGTGCCATTTGCAATAACTGTGGACTCGGATACATCGGTGACAATCAGAGAAAGAGACAGCAAAGATCAAGTCCGAGTCAGCTTGAAGGAGGCAGCTTCCGTCTTGAGCTCAGTCGCAGAGGGGAAGATGACGTGGCAAGACGTCTGGGCAAGCTTCCCGCACCACAACtgtttttga